In the genome of Luteitalea pratensis, the window CGCAATTGCCTCGTCCACCCGTCCCAGGCGGAGAGATCGTTCGGCCTGGCGGGTCAGTTCCTCGCGAATGCTCATCAGCAACCGATATCGTCGTCGTCGATCAGGAGGTCGAACAGGGTCGCGCGGCGGAAGCTGCGCCGGTGCGCGTCGCTCAACCCATGCTGCCGGATGGCGGCCAGGTGCTCGGCGGTGGCGTAGCCCTTGTGCCGGGCATAGCCGTACCGCGGATCCTCCTGGTCCATCGCCACCATCAGCCGATCCCGGGTCACCTTGGCGATGATCGAGGCGGCCGCGATGCAGGCGCACCGCTGGTCGCCTTTCACGAGGCCCTGGTGGGGCAACGAGAGGCCGGGGATGGCAAAACCGTCCGCAAGGACGTAATCGGCGGCAGGGACCAATCCCAACACCGCATCCAGCATGGCGGCCAGGGAGGCCCTGTGGATGTTGAGGGTGTCGATGTCGGCAACCGATCGCGAGACGACGCGCCAGGCGACCGCGCGGCGCACGATGCGGTCGTGCAGGCGGACGCGGGCGTCGGGCGTGAGGAGCTTGGAGTCACGCAGGCCGGCAATTGGCCTGTTTGGGTCGAGCACGACGGCGGCGGCCGTCACGGGACCGGCAAGACAGCCCCGCCCGACTTCATCGACGCCGGCCACGCACAGGTGACCGGCACGCCGGAGCGCGTTCTCGAGGTTGCGACGCGCAATGAGCCGCGACCGAGCGGGACCGGGTGCCATCGACGTGGCGCGTGGGATGCGCTGGCTCGGGCGAGGAGGGTCGGCGCCAACCGTCGACCTGAAGGTCGACGGCTACGACCCTGATGGGTACGTAGGCGCGGACCTTCAGGTCCGCGCACTGGCGGCGAGCCGCTAGCCCAGCGCCGCCTAGGCCTGCGGGGTGACCTTGCGGGTCGCTTCCTTCATGCGAGCCGCCTTGCCGCGGAGGGCGCGCAGGAAGTAGAGCTTGGCGCGGCGAACCTTCGCCGTGCGGATGACCTCGATCTTGTCGATGACCGGCGAGTGCAGCGGGAAGATGCGCTCCACGCCCTGGCCGAACGAGACCTTGCGAACGGTGATGGACGCGCGCGTGCTGCCGCGGTGCATGCCGATGATGAGGCCCTCGAACACCTGGATGCGCTCCTTGTCGCCCTCACGCACCTTGACGTGAACGCGGACGGTGTCGCCGGACTTGACGGCGGGGCGCTGGGTGAGCTGCGCGGCTTCGATGGTCTCGATCGGGGTCATGACTGTGCTCCGTTCCTCTCGCCAGCCGTCCACGCGGCCAGCCATTGTCGCTCTTCGTCGGTCAGCGCCTCGTCTGCCAGCAGGTCCGGTCGCCGTTCGTACGTGCGCCGCAGGGCCTGCTGGCGTCGCCAGCGGTCGATCTCGCCGTGGTGCCCCGACAACAGCACCGCAGGTACGTCCAGGCCGCGAAGACTCGCCGGCCGCGTGTAATGCGGGTGATCCAGCAACCCGCGCGTGAAGGAGTCACGAACCACCGACTCCGCATCTCCAACGACGCCGGGCACCAGACGGGCCACGGCATCCACGATCACGAGCGCGGGGAGTTCCCCACCCGAGAGCACGAAGTCACCGATGGACACCTCCTCGGTGACCAGGGCCGTGCTCACCCGCTCGTCCACCCCCTCGTACCGCCCACACAGCAGCACCAGGTGCGCGCGGCGGCTGTATTCCCCCGCCACCGCCTGCGTGAAGCGCCGCCCCTGGGGCGACGGCAACAACACCGCATCCGGCGTCCCCCGCGTGTCCCGGACATGCTCCACCGCCCGGAACATCGGCTCGGCCTTCAGCACCATGCCGGGCCCGCCGCCAAACGGCGTGTCGTCCACGACCTTGTGCCGGTCGGTCGTGAAGTCCCGCAGGTCGTGTACCTGCAGGTCAATCAGTCCGTTGCCCACCGCCCGCCCCAGGATCCCCTCCTGGAGGCCGGCCCGCACCATGGCGGGGAAGATGGTCACGATGTCGATGCGCACGCCGCTTCGGCCCCCTGGTGTTCAGGTCCAGCAGTCCCTCGGGCGGCCGCACCACGATCAGATCCGGGCGCAGCACCGGGCACATCGACGGCGTGAGCGGGATCTGGACTTCGTCGGTCCCGCGCTGCACCACCAGCATGCCCGACCCGCCCGTGGGCTCGACCCGCACCACGGTCCCCACCGATTCGCCCGCCTCGGTCTGCACCGGCGCGCCGACGTACTGGTACCAGTAGTACTCGCCCTCGGGCAGCGGCACGAGCGCCGACTCCGGGATCCGCAGTTCGCGCCCGAGTCCCTCGACGTCCTCGATGCGCTCGAGTCCCCGAAAGCCGACGAGCAATTTGCCGGCATGCACCCTCGATCGATCGATCTCGAGCGCGACCAGCGTCTCGTCGCGTCGCGCGAACAGCGCCGCGCCCTCGGCGAACCGCACTTCCGGGAAGTCGGTCTCGGGCGCGATCAGGACGTCGCCGCGCAACCCGTGCGGACGGGCGATGCGGCCCACCAGCACCATGTCTTCCCAGCGCTCCACGGTCGCCTCGTCAGCGACGCGGGCTGCCGTCGCGGAACTCGACCTGCACCTTGCGGCCGTCGCGTTCGGCGGTGGTCTGCGCCAGCGTGCGCAGCGCCTGCGCCGTGCGGCCCTGCCGCCCGATGAGTCGTCCCAGCTCACCCGGTGCCATGAAGACCTCGACCACGGAAATGCCGCGGTGTTCGCCTTCGGTCACCGTCACCTGCGAGGGGTCGTCAGCCAACGCGCGGGCCACGACCTGCACGAGTGCGCGGACGTCGCCCATCTACGCCGTCGCCGCAGGGGCGGCGGCCGCGACGACCGGCGGCACCGGGGCGCGCTTGACCAGCGTACGGACCGAGTCGGACGCCTTCGCGCCCACGCTCAGCCAGTACTGCAGGCGTTCACGGTCGACCACGAGGGTCTCGGGCGACTTGCGCGGGTTGTAGTGGCCGAGGATTTCCACGAACGCACCTTCACGCGCGTTGGCGGAATCAATCACCACGATGCGATAGAACGGGGACTTCTTGGCGCCCTGGCGGCGCAGCCGAATGGTAACCATCTGCTCTCTCTTCATGGCCGCGCTCGGAGAGCGGGCCCTACCTGCCGCAGCGCGTCCCGAGAACGCGCCCGAACGACCTACCGCAGCGTCCGCTGCGCCTGCATGGCGGCTTTCATCATGCCGAACTGCTTGCGCAGCTTGCCGCCTCCCTTGCCGCCCGCCAGCCCGCCCATCATCTTCATCATCTTCTTCATGTCGAGAAACTGCTTGATGAGACGATTGACTTCCTCCACCGACCGGCCGCTGCCGCGCGCGATGCGACGACGACGGCTGCCGTTGAGGAGCTGATGGTTGCGGCGTTCCCGGGGCGTCATCGACAGGATGATGGCCTCGACGTGGGCCATCTGCTTGTCGTCGATCTTCCCCTGCATCTGCTGCTTGATCTGCCCCATGCCGGGCAGCATCCCGAGGATGTTCTCGAGCGGCCCCATCCGCTTGATGGTCTGGAGCTGCTCACGGAAGTCCTCGAGCGTGAAATCGTTCTCGAGAATCTTCTTTTCCAGCTTCGCGGCGTCTTCCTGCGTGACGACCGACTCGGCCTTCTCGATGAGCGACAACACGTCGCCCATGCCCAGCACGCGCGACACGACGCGATCGGGGTGGAACGCCTCGAGATCCTCGAGTCGCTCGCCACTGCCCGTGAACGCGATCGGCACGCCGACCACCGACACCACCGACAGCGCCGCGCCACCGCGCGCATCGCCGTCCATCTTCGAGAGCACGACGCCGGTCACGCCGACGCGGCGGTTGAACTCGCCCGCGCTCTTGATCGCGTCCTGCCCGGTCATCGCGTCGGCGACGTACAGCTGATCGGTCGGCTGCACCGCCGCCTTGATCGCTTCGAGCTCCACCATCAGCTCGTCGTCGATGTGCAGACGGCCCGCGGTGTCGACGATGATCGTGTCGTACCCGAGCGTCCTTGCCTCCTGCATCGCGCCAGACGCGCGCGACACCGGATCGAGGTTACCCGCCGGGTCGTGCGCCCGCACGCCCGCCTGCTTCGCCACCAGGTTCAGCTGCTCGATCGCGGCCGGACGACGGACGTCCGTGGAGACCACGATCGGGTGCTTGCCCTGCTTCACCAACCACTTCGCCAGCTTGCCCGTGGTGGTCGTCTTGCCCGAGCCCTGCAGGCCGAGCATGAGGATCACGCGCGGTGTCGCCGACACCGGCGGCAGCCCGCCCTGCGTATCGCCGAACAGCGCCAGCATCTCGTCGCGGACGATGCGGACCACCTGCTGACCGGGGCTCAGGCTCTTGAGCACCTCAGCATCGACGGCGCGATCCCGCACCTTGTCGACAAACGCCTTGACGACCTTGAAATTGACGTCGGCCTCGAGCAGCGCCATGCGGATTTCCCGCAAGGCGATTTCGACCGTCTCCGGCGTCAGGCGCACCTCTCTCCCGAGGTTGGCAAAGACGTCCTGGAGGCGGTTGCTGAGCGAGTCGAACATCACACACGTCCACCCGGACCGCCCAGCGGCCCCGTGGCAAACCACGAGTCTAACACGGCTTACGGTTGGGGGAACGGGGAACGGGGAACGGGGAACGGGTGCCTGGTGCCGGGTGCGGCGCCAGCTCGACATTCCCGGCTTCCGGCATTCATGGCATTCCGGCATTCCGGCATTAATGCCTTGGTCCCTACGGCACAGGCGTGCCCAGGTACACGGTGCCGGTGCCGAGGCCCGACGAGTACGCCGCGCGCTCCACCACCACGGGCACCGCCGGCTTGCTACCCATCGGCAGGCTCTCGACAACGGCGCGGTAACGCGCGGCCGGCAGCAACGGGTTGTCCTGCGCCGGCCATGCCGTAACGCGACCGCTGGCTGGCAGGGCGTAGGTGCGGCTCCCCGCTCCCCCACCCGCTTCGCTGTAGTAGGTCACCAGTACCTGGCCGGGCTGGGAGGAAGCGTTGGCGATCAGCAGGAACGCGCTCTCGGGCATCTCGGCCACGGCCCATTGCGTGGCACCTGCCGTCGCGCCAATCTCCGTGTGCCCCTCGACCCAACCGGCCGAGGAGGGAGTCCGCCACCACATGGCGCGCTCGGCGACGATGGGAACGTCTGAGTTGACCACCGTCGAAAACGCCGTGTCGGCGAGCAGACGGTCTTCCTGATCGACCCACACGGTCACGCGCGACTCGGGCGGAATGGTCGCGACCCGCGTCACCGACTGGCCCTCTGGCAAACGGAACGTGATCTCGGCTTGCGCCTGGCCCTGCGAGGGATTGGCAAGCAGCAGGAAGGCGTCAAACAGCGGCCCGGTTGCGCCCTCGGCAAACAGCCAGCGGGTGGCTGGGGCCGGCGCACCCATGCTGGCGGTTCCACCCGCAAAGCCTCCCGGCCCCGCGAGGTACATCGCGCGTTCGGCCACGATGGGCCGCGACGACCGAATCCGTGCCGCCACCTCCGCGCTGCCAAGACCGTCGCCCTCTTGGTTGACCCAGACGGTACGACGCCCGCCGGCAACCACGTCGTATCGACGGGTCACCAGGCCGCCGGCCGCCTTCAGATAGTCCACCTCGACCGTGGCACGCGTCTCACCCGGATTGGCGAGCAGATAGAACAACTGGAACCCACCGATGGTCGCGCCTTCGGCGAAGTACCAGGTGGTGGATGGCGTCGCGCCGGATGTGCCATGCGCACCCGTTGCCACGGGGCTTCCCCACCGCGTGATCCGCTCGACGGCAACCGGCCAGGGGCTTTCGACGATCACCGAATACTGCCCCGTCCCCAGCTCCGCCGGGGGCCGTATCTCGAAGGGACCCGATTCGGGCCAGAACGGCGGCTGGTAGGGTCGCGACAGGCGCCGCCCGTTGTCGCCCAGGTAGGTGATGACCGGCGGTGCGGCGATGCCCTGCCCATTCAATCGTGGCCGGAACAGGTGCAGGACCGTGTCGAAGTAGGTGCTCGTCACGCCCTCGGCAAAGGTGCGCTGGTAACGGCCGAATGGATGCGAGCGCAGCCGGAACTCGTCGGCGTTGATGACGCCATCGCCATCGTCGTCGGCAGCGACGTCGTCAGGGTCGCTCGAATCGAGGCCGAATGCCTCCTCCCACGGGTCGTACAGGCCGTCCGCATCGCCGTCGAGATCGACGAGCGCGGTTTCGCCGTGCTGCAGGTTGCCAAGGCCGATCCGGCCGGTGGCTGACAGGCCGACGAGGCAACAGACACGAGGGTTGGCCGGCATCGGAAACCGGGGCGTCGAGAACAGCGGCGACTGCAAACGCACATCGAAGACATCAGCGGCAGCACCCGGCGGCAAGAAGCCGCCCTTGATGTACGCGCCGTCGTCGGTGATGACCGGCCTCGTGCTTACGGCGAGGAATCCTGACGCCAGGACACGTTCCGCAGCCACATCGAACACCACGCTCTTGACTCCAATCGACGCGATCTGGCTTCCGGATCCGGTCATCGCGAGCGTGTTCGACGCTGACGTGCGTATCTGCGTGTACTGCCGTCGCACCAGCGTCGCCCTGTCGAATGTTTCGACCGTGGACTCACCGCCGCTCACGACGGCATATGCGATGCGGTCGCCAGGTGCGGTCAGCGCCACCGACGCCGGACAGATCCGATCCGTCGTCGGGCATGCCTGGCCGATTGCCACGGGCGGCTGTCCCACGGTGCCAACGAGCACGGCGTTGTTGGCGCCAATCCAGCCAAACGTCGATCCATCTCGACTCATGACCGGCTGCGCGAAAGGGTCGAACGCGTTGTCGCGGATCACGTGCCGCGTGCCGGTCTGCAGATCGTATCGAGCCAGGAAATCCTGGTGTTCCCCGTTGACTCCCGGCAGCCAGCGTACACCGACGTAGGCGATGTAGCGGCCGTCCTCGGAGAGCGACAGCAGCGTGATGATGCCCTGGCCATACGTCTCTGGCGCGCCCAGGAGCACAAGCCGAGGGACGCGCTTCCAGCTGTTGGTGTCGAGGCTGTACACGTACAGGTCGGGCGCCTGATCGACGTCTTCGGGTACGAACCGATTGTCGACCACAGCGGCGATGATGCGGCCCGAGGGACTGAGGATCGGATCGCGGAGGGGCGGGTGGGTGACGAGGATTCGTTCGGCCGTCGCCTGCCCGGGGAACAGCCCGATCACCACGACGACACGCGCGAGGACACCCGCAAGCATATGCGCACGCTTTTGCATGCGCGAAAGTCTACCCGAAGGAGTGCGCAGCCTGTAGCCTGGGCCTGCAGGACGAGGGGACGCCGGGCTGGGACAGCCCAAGCGCGAGATGTCGCTGCGCGTTTCCATCGGCGCCAGTCGCGGCCGGGATCCCGCAGGTGATCACGCCGCTCGATGCCTTGAGCCTCGCCGTGCCGCTCGGCACGTTGCCAATGGCCGCGGCACTCGCTGCCGTCGTCCCCGCCTGGCGCGCGGCGCGCGTCGATCCCGTAATCGCCCTGCGTCACGAGTGATCGACGTTCGGCGTTCGGCGTTCAGCGTTCGCCCTAGACGCCCTTGAGGGTGTGACCCAGCTTGTTCTTTTTCGTCTTGAGGTACTTCAACGTGTGCTCGCCCGCGGGGATCTCGAGTGGAACACTGGTCGTCACGGAGAGCCCGTACCCATCGAGGCCGACGAACTTGCGTGGGTTGTTGGTGAGCAGCCGCATCGAGCGCACCCCGATGTCGCGCAGGATCTGCGCGCCGATGCCGTAGTCGCGCTGATCGGCCTTGAAACCGAGCTGCTCGTTGGCCTCGACCGTGTCGAGCCCCTGGTCCTGGAGCGCGTACGCACGAATCTTGTTCGCGAGACCGATGCCCCGGCCTTCCTGATTCAGATAGAGGAGCACGCCGCGTCCCTCGGCGGCGATGCGCCGCATGGCGGTCTGGAGTTGCGGGCCGCAATCGCAGCGTGCCGAGTGGAACACGTCGCCCGTGAGGCACTTGGAGTGCACGCGCACCATGACGTCGGTGCCATCGCCGATCTCGCCACGGACCAGTGCGACGTGTGTCTCGCCGTCCACCGGACTGTCGAAGGCGTGTACGGTGAAGTCACCGAACTCGGTCGGCAGCCTGGCCGTCGCCACCTCGTGCACCAGCCGCTCGTTGCGCATGCGATACCGCACCAGGTCCGCGATGGTGATCATCAGCAGTCCGTGCTTGCGTGCGAACTTGCCGAGATCGGGCACGCGCGCCATGGTGCCGTCGGGGCGCATGATCTCGCAGATGGCGCCGGCCGGCGCCAGGCCCGCGGCGCGCGCCAGGTCGACAGCGGCTTCGGTGTGGCCGGTCCGCACCAGGACGCCGCCGGACCGCGCCCGCAGCGGGAACACGTGCCCCGGACGGGCAAGGTCGTCGGGCCGCGTGACAGGATCGATGGCGGCGCGGATGGTGGCCGCACGATCGGGCGCCGAGATGCCCGTGGACGTCGACTTCTTGGCCTCGATGCCCACGCACATGGCGGTGCCGGTCCGGGAGGAGTTCAGTTGGACCTGCAGCGGAATCTCGAGGGCGTCGAGCCGTTCGGGTGTCATCGCCAGGCAGATCAACCCGCGACCGTGCGTGGCCATGA includes:
- a CDS encoding ribonuclease HII gives rise to the protein MAGVDEVGRGCLAGPVTAAAVVLDPNRPIAGLRDSKLLTPDARVRLHDRIVRRAVAWRVVSRSVADIDTLNIHRASLAAMLDAVLGLVPAADYVLADGFAIPGLSLPHQGLVKGDQRCACIAAASIIAKVTRDRLMVAMDQEDPRYGYARHKGYATAEHLAAIRQHGLSDAHRRSFRRATLFDLLIDDDDIGC
- a CDS encoding KH domain-containing protein; the encoded protein is MGDVRALVQVVARALADDPSQVTVTEGEHRGISVVEVFMAPGELGRLIGRQGRTAQALRTLAQTTAERDGRKVQVEFRDGSPRR
- a CDS encoding bifunctional 3,4-dihydroxy-2-butanone-4-phosphate synthase/GTP cyclohydrolase II yields the protein MTTTIRIAKGSSARRGPFATVEDAIQAFKAGKMLIVVDDEDRENEGDLTMAAELVTPASINFMATHGRGLICLAMTPERLDALEIPLQVQLNSSRTGTAMCVGIEAKKSTSTGISAPDRAATIRAAIDPVTRPDDLARPGHVFPLRARSGGVLVRTGHTEAAVDLARAAGLAPAGAICEIMRPDGTMARVPDLGKFARKHGLLMITIADLVRYRMRNERLVHEVATARLPTEFGDFTVHAFDSPVDGETHVALVRGEIGDGTDVMVRVHSKCLTGDVFHSARCDCGPQLQTAMRRIAAEGRGVLLYLNQEGRGIGLANKIRAYALQDQGLDTVEANEQLGFKADQRDYGIGAQILRDIGVRSMRLLTNNPRKFVGLDGYGLSVTTSVPLEIPAGEHTLKYLKTKKNKLGHTLKGV
- the rplS gene encoding 50S ribosomal protein L19, which translates into the protein MTPIETIEAAQLTQRPAVKSGDTVRVHVKVREGDKERIQVFEGLIIGMHRGSTRASITVRKVSFGQGVERIFPLHSPVIDKIEVIRTAKVRRAKLYFLRALRGKAARMKEATRKVTPQA
- the rimM gene encoding ribosome maturation factor RimM (Essential for efficient processing of 16S rRNA), giving the protein MERWEDMVLVGRIARPHGLRGDVLIAPETDFPEVRFAEGAALFARRDETLVALEIDRSRVHAGKLLVGFRGLERIEDVEGLGRELRIPESALVPLPEGEYYWYQYVGAPVQTEAGESVGTVVRVEPTGGSGMLVVQRGTDEVQIPLTPSMCPVLRPDLIVVRPPEGLLDLNTRGPKRRAHRHRDHLPRHGAGRPPGGDPGAGGGQRTD
- the rpsP gene encoding 30S ribosomal protein S16 yields the protein MVTIRLRRQGAKKSPFYRIVVIDSANAREGAFVEILGHYNPRKSPETLVVDRERLQYWLSVGAKASDSVRTLVKRAPVPPVVAAAAPAATA
- a CDS encoding DUF5719 family protein; this translates as MQKRAHMLAGVLARVVVVIGLFPGQATAERILVTHPPLRDPILSPSGRIIAAVVDNRFVPEDVDQAPDLYVYSLDTNSWKRVPRLVLLGAPETYGQGIITLLSLSEDGRYIAYVGVRWLPGVNGEHQDFLARYDLQTGTRHVIRDNAFDPFAQPVMSRDGSTFGWIGANNAVLVGTVGQPPVAIGQACPTTDRICPASVALTAPGDRIAYAVVSGGESTVETFDRATLVRRQYTQIRTSASNTLAMTGSGSQIASIGVKSVVFDVAAERVLASGFLAVSTRPVITDDGAYIKGGFLPPGAAADVFDVRLQSPLFSTPRFPMPANPRVCCLVGLSATGRIGLGNLQHGETALVDLDGDADGLYDPWEEAFGLDSSDPDDVAADDDGDGVINADEFRLRSHPFGRYQRTFAEGVTSTYFDTVLHLFRPRLNGQGIAAPPVITYLGDNGRRLSRPYQPPFWPESGPFEIRPPAELGTGQYSVIVESPWPVAVERITRWGSPVATGAHGTSGATPSTTWYFAEGATIGGFQLFYLLANPGETRATVEVDYLKAAGGLVTRRYDVVAGGRRTVWVNQEGDGLGSAEVAARIRSSRPIVAERAMYLAGPGGFAGGTASMGAPAPATRWLFAEGATGPLFDAFLLLANPSQGQAQAEITFRLPEGQSVTRVATIPPESRVTVWVDQEDRLLADTAFSTVVNSDVPIVAERAMWWRTPSSAGWVEGHTEIGATAGATQWAVAEMPESAFLLIANASSQPGQVLVTYYSEAGGGAGSRTYALPASGRVTAWPAQDNPLLPAARYRAVVESLPMGSKPAVPVVVERAAYSSGLGTGTVYLGTPVP
- the trmD gene encoding tRNA (guanosine(37)-N1)-methyltransferase TrmD, with the protein product MRIDIVTIFPAMVRAGLQEGILGRAVGNGLIDLQVHDLRDFTTDRHKVVDDTPFGGGPGMVLKAEPMFRAVEHVRDTRGTPDAVLLPSPQGRRFTQAVAGEYSRRAHLVLLCGRYEGVDERVSTALVTEEVSIGDFVLSGGELPALVIVDAVARLVPGVVGDAESVVRDSFTRGLLDHPHYTRPASLRGLDVPAVLLSGHHGEIDRWRRQQALRRTYERRPDLLADEALTDEERQWLAAWTAGERNGAQS
- the ffh gene encoding signal recognition particle protein gives rise to the protein MFDSLSNRLQDVFANLGREVRLTPETVEIALREIRMALLEADVNFKVVKAFVDKVRDRAVDAEVLKSLSPGQQVVRIVRDEMLALFGDTQGGLPPVSATPRVILMLGLQGSGKTTTTGKLAKWLVKQGKHPIVVSTDVRRPAAIEQLNLVAKQAGVRAHDPAGNLDPVSRASGAMQEARTLGYDTIIVDTAGRLHIDDELMVELEAIKAAVQPTDQLYVADAMTGQDAIKSAGEFNRRVGVTGVVLSKMDGDARGGAALSVVSVVGVPIAFTGSGERLEDLEAFHPDRVVSRVLGMGDVLSLIEKAESVVTQEDAAKLEKKILENDFTLEDFREQLQTIKRMGPLENILGMLPGMGQIKQQMQGKIDDKQMAHVEAIILSMTPRERRNHQLLNGSRRRRIARGSGRSVEEVNRLIKQFLDMKKMMKMMGGLAGGKGGGKLRKQFGMMKAAMQAQRTLR